A genomic segment from Malus domestica chromosome 05, GDT2T_hap1 encodes:
- the LOC103435983 gene encoding uncharacterized protein isoform X1, producing the protein MAVLRLLPSLQCFYCRTPQFPFFHLKLSIPNSSPISTRNCKPFLAENTGMAVPEVDKKLLGELEAMGFPRPRATRALHYSGNAGLEAAMDWIIDHNDDPDIDEMPLVTADINIESPEPLYITEGMKLKAQELRNRARKKKEDEEKKLEREREKERIQSGKQLLETKRILEENERKRNIEFRQAEKEEEKRARERIRRKLEQDKLERRTKLGLPLGQPAPEKPSTPLASEKQNPIRVSSVAKSEHMRECLRSLKRNHKDNDAKVRRAFQTLQIYVGNVAKNPDEEKFRKIRLSNPLFLDRVGSLVGGIEFLELCGFERTEGEEFLYLPRDKVDMATLYSAASHLKNALTNPFFGLLQY; encoded by the exons ATGGCTGTCCTCCGACTCCTCCCATCTTTACAATGCTTCTATTGCAGGACTCCTCAATTCCcattttttcatttaaaactcTCAATTCCCAACTCTTCTCCGATTTCGACCAGAAACTGCAAACCTTTTCTGGCCGAAAATACAGGCATGGCTGTTCCCGAAGTGGACAAGAAATTGCTTGGAGAGCTTGAAGCAATGGGATTTCCGAGACCCCGAGCAACTCGAGCGCTTCATTATTCTG GTAATGCCGGCTTAGAGGCTGCTATGGATTGGATTATTGATCACAATGATGATCCGGACATTGATGAGATGCCCTTG GTAACTGCGGACATTAACATTGAATCTCCAGAACCACTCTACATCACGGAAGGGATGAAATTGAAAGCACAGGAGTTAAG GAATAGAGCACGCAAGAagaaggaagatgaagaaaagaaatTGGAACGAGAAAGGGAGAAG GAGAGGATTCAATCTGGCAAGCAACTCTTAGAAACAAAGCGAATtttagaagaaaatgaaagaaaacg CAATATAGAGTTCCGGCAAGCtgagaaggaggaagagaaacGAGCAAGAGAGAGAATTCGCAGGAAATTAGAACAGGATAAG TTAGAAAGAAGGACCAAGCTTGGATTGCCACTGGGACAACCTGCACCCGAGAAACCTTCAACACCTTTAGCAAGTGAAAAACAG AATCCAATTCGTGTCAGTTCTGTTGCAAAATCGGAACACATGAGAGAGTGTTTAAGGTCCTTGAAGCGCAACCATAAG GATAATGATGCTAAAGTGCGAAGGGCCTTCCAGACTCTGCAAATTTATGTGGGAAATGTTGCAAAGAATCCTGATGAAGAAAAATTCAGGAAGATCAGACTCAGTAATCCGTTGTTCTTG GATAGAGTTGGCAGTTTGGTTGGAGGAATCGAGTTTCTTGAGCTCTGTGGATTCGAGAGAACAGAAGGGGAAGAGTTTTTGTATCTTCCTCGGGACAAGGTTGACATGGCCACATTATACTCAGCTGCTTCTCATCTGAAGAATGCATTGACGAACCCCTTCTTTGGCCTTCTGCAGTATTGA
- the LOC139196195 gene encoding uncharacterized protein has product MVTASQLQILQSPITGLISSVSTSMTVKLDDTNYLQWHFQMKLMLEGYGIMDFVNGTNPCPSQFMSPSSCDSGVASSGSELGIESDAYKLKSDLQTIKKEADSVTQYLQRIKEARDYLAAAGVMFADEDIVILALNGLPAEYNIFRCVIRGRENVISLKEFRAQLLVEEALIENTSTTPFLFAMVVKNSDMDHNVVASSGFHGNSKVHGSSGYNGFSGQPNFYNGGNLSKFKGKGKAFNNQG; this is encoded by the exons ATGGTTACTGCTTCACAATTGCAAATTCTGCAATCACCGATTACTGGGTTGATTTCGTCGGTTTCAACGTCGATGACAGTCAAATTAGACGATACAAATTATCTTCAATGGCATTTTCAGATGAAGCTTATGCTCGAAGGTTATGGTATTATGGACTTTGTTAATGGCACCAATCCATGTCCTTCTCAATTCATGTCCCCTTCTTCTTGTGATTCCGGAGTTGCTTCTAGTGGGTCTGAATTAGGAATTGAGTCTGATGCATACAAG TTGAAGTCTGATCTGCAAACAATCAAGAAAGAGGCAGACTCAGTTACTCAATATCTTCAACGCATCAAAGAAGCACGAGACTATCTTGCCGCTGCTGGAGTCATGTTTGCTGACGAAGATATAGTAATCTTGGCCTTAAATGGGTTACCTGCAGAATACAACATATTCCGATGTGTGATTCGTGGTCGAGAAAATGTCATTTCCCTAAAGGAATTTCGTGCTCAGTTACTTGTTGAGGAAGCGCTTATTGAGAATACATCAACCACTCCATTTCTCTTTGCAATGGTAGTCAAGAATTCAGATATGGACCATAATGTTGTTGCATCTTCTGGTTTTCATGGAAATTCTAAAGTTCATGGGTCTTCTGGTTATAATGGTTTTTCTGGACAGCCAAATTTTTACAATGGTGGCAACCTATCTAAGTTTAAAGGCAAAGGCAAGGCTTTCAACAATCAAGGTTAA
- the LOC103409178 gene encoding uncharacterized protein — MYADREEADTKLSAKDRLNGGFREDSGRRRQIAGKRQRQDGKWEHDLYEDDPQVSNRKVDARDLRLKLQRKSFKKSGNRSLSGVRDLREKLSGTMNPQPMNTDPPKPKVEAAKPARRSIAVGTPATETKKVSNPAPRKRASQKAGSSVDEFLTSLDLEKYSITFQAEEVDMTALVHMTDEDLKALGIPMGPRKKILLALESRV, encoded by the exons ATGTATGCTGATCGAGAGGAAGCTGATACCAAGTTGTCCGCAAAGGACCGCCTCAATGGCGGCTTCAGGGAGGACTCTGGTCGCCGTAGACAGATAGCCGGAAAGAG GCAGAGACAAGATGGCAAGTGGGAGCATGATCTATACGAGGATGATCCTCAAGTTTCAA ATCGGAAAGTCGATGCTCGGGACCTTCGATTGAAGCTCCAAAGGAAAAGTTTCAAAAAAAGTGGAAATCGATCCCTTTCAGGTGTAAGGGACCTGCGCGAAAAGCTATCTGGTACTATGAATCCACAACCAATGAACACAGATCCACCAAAACCAAAAGTGGAGGCTGCCAAACCAGCCAGGAGAAGTATTGCTGTTGGCACCCCTGCAACAGAGACTAAAAAAGTGTCCAACCCAGCTCCTAGAAAGAGGGCTTCACAAAAG GCTGGTTCATCAGTGGATGAATTTTTGACGTCCTTGGATCTTGAAAAATACTCCATCACATTTCAGGCAGAGGAA GTTGATATGACAGCTCTTGTGCACATGACTGATGAGGACCTCAAGGCTCTAGGAATACCAATG GGCCCAAGGAAGAAGATACTTTTGGCATTGGAATCAAGAGTCTGA
- the LOC103435983 gene encoding uncharacterized protein isoform X2 encodes MAVLRLLPSLQCFYCRTPQFPFFHLKLSIPNSSPISTRNCKPFLAENTGMAVPEVDKKLLGELEAMGFPRPRATRALHYSGNAGLEAAMDWIIDHNDDPDIDEMPLVTADINIESPEPLYITEGMKLKAQELRNRARKKKEDEEKKLEREREKERIQSGKQLLETKRILEENERKRNIEFRQAEKEEEKRARERIRRKLEQDKLERRTKLGLPLGQPAPEKPSTPLASEKQNPIRVSSVAKSEHMRECLRSLKRNHKDNDAKVRRAFQTLQIYVGNVAKNPDEEKFRKIRLSNPLFLSWQFGWRNRVS; translated from the exons ATGGCTGTCCTCCGACTCCTCCCATCTTTACAATGCTTCTATTGCAGGACTCCTCAATTCCcattttttcatttaaaactcTCAATTCCCAACTCTTCTCCGATTTCGACCAGAAACTGCAAACCTTTTCTGGCCGAAAATACAGGCATGGCTGTTCCCGAAGTGGACAAGAAATTGCTTGGAGAGCTTGAAGCAATGGGATTTCCGAGACCCCGAGCAACTCGAGCGCTTCATTATTCTG GTAATGCCGGCTTAGAGGCTGCTATGGATTGGATTATTGATCACAATGATGATCCGGACATTGATGAGATGCCCTTG GTAACTGCGGACATTAACATTGAATCTCCAGAACCACTCTACATCACGGAAGGGATGAAATTGAAAGCACAGGAGTTAAG GAATAGAGCACGCAAGAagaaggaagatgaagaaaagaaatTGGAACGAGAAAGGGAGAAG GAGAGGATTCAATCTGGCAAGCAACTCTTAGAAACAAAGCGAATtttagaagaaaatgaaagaaaacg CAATATAGAGTTCCGGCAAGCtgagaaggaggaagagaaacGAGCAAGAGAGAGAATTCGCAGGAAATTAGAACAGGATAAG TTAGAAAGAAGGACCAAGCTTGGATTGCCACTGGGACAACCTGCACCCGAGAAACCTTCAACACCTTTAGCAAGTGAAAAACAG AATCCAATTCGTGTCAGTTCTGTTGCAAAATCGGAACACATGAGAGAGTGTTTAAGGTCCTTGAAGCGCAACCATAAG GATAATGATGCTAAAGTGCGAAGGGCCTTCCAGACTCTGCAAATTTATGTGGGAAATGTTGCAAAGAATCCTGATGAAGAAAAATTCAGGAAGATCAGACTCAGTAATCCGTTGTTCTTG AGTTGGCAGTTTGGTTGGAGGAATCGAGTTTCTTGA